CGACCGCGCCGCTCAGGAAGCATTAGTCGAGCGGTTTCAGCCGCTTCTCCGTTCGCTCTGCCGAGGCTGGCCCGACTATGAGGAGCACTATCAGGAGATGGTCTGCCAGTTTCTCGAACTGGTTCGCGACTACGATCCCAGCAGCTCCATTTACTTCGGCCACTACATCAAGGTGAAACTCGCCTGGCGGATGAAAAACTACCGTCGCCGCATTCGGCAGCGAACGCGGCCGGAAACGCCGCTGCCCGCGCCGGAGCACGCCATCGCTGCCGCGCCTGACCTTA
Above is a genomic segment from Dehalococcoidia bacterium containing:
- a CDS encoding sigma-70 family RNA polymerase sigma factor — its product is MNCSYHPLYALVLASQAGDRAAQEALVERFQPLLRSLCRGWPDYEEHYQEMVCQFLELVRDYDPSSSIYFGHYIKVKLAWRMKNYRRRIRQRTRPETPLPAPEHAIAAAPDLIERVDVEIALQRLSARQRDVLIRSYWHDEDAAPIARALGISARAVRALRLRAERRLAALLGEKQGPP